The proteins below are encoded in one region of Synechococcus sp. MU1643:
- the pyrH gene encoding UMP kinase: protein MTYTRVLLKLSGEALMGSQGYGIDPAIVQSIASDVAKVVASGTQLAIVVGGGNIFRGLKGSAAGMERATADYVGMLATVMNAITLQDGLERAGVPTRVQTAIAMQEVAEPYIRRKAIRHLEKNRVVVFGAGCGNPFFTTDTTAALRAAEINADVVFKATKVDGVYDKDPAKHADAVKHEQLSYQDVLSGELGVMDSTAIALCKDNNIPIVVFNLFEPGNIGRAVAGEPIGSRIGDPA, encoded by the coding sequence ATGACCTACACACGCGTCCTGCTGAAACTCAGCGGCGAAGCTCTGATGGGATCTCAGGGCTATGGCATCGATCCCGCGATTGTTCAGTCAATTGCCTCCGATGTGGCCAAGGTGGTGGCCAGTGGCACCCAACTGGCGATCGTCGTAGGCGGCGGCAACATCTTCCGCGGCCTTAAGGGTTCTGCAGCGGGAATGGAAAGGGCCACAGCTGACTACGTCGGCATGTTGGCCACGGTGATGAATGCCATCACCCTCCAAGACGGGCTCGAGAGGGCCGGCGTTCCCACCCGGGTGCAGACCGCCATCGCCATGCAGGAAGTAGCGGAGCCCTACATCCGCCGTAAAGCCATTCGACACCTGGAAAAAAACCGGGTGGTGGTGTTCGGAGCCGGTTGCGGAAACCCTTTCTTCACCACCGACACCACCGCTGCCCTCCGGGCCGCCGAAATCAATGCCGATGTGGTGTTCAAAGCCACCAAGGTGGATGGGGTCTATGACAAGGACCCGGCCAAGCACGCCGATGCGGTGAAGCATGAGCAGCTCAGTTACCAGGATGTGCTCAGCGGCGAATTGGGAGTGATGGACAGCACCGCCATCGCCCTCTGCAAAGACAACAACATCCCGATTGTTGTTTTCAACCTGTTTGAACCTGGCAACATCGGCAGAGCCGTGGCCGGGGAACCGATCGGGTCCCGCATCGGCGACCCCGCCTAA
- the cobO gene encoding cob(I)yrinic acid a,c-diamide adenosyltransferase: MSTNDLDQSAAELGMGGKLAPETDNAGYRKRMERRQQVQKQRVEERDKEKGLVLVFTGQGKGKTTAGLGLVLRTLGHDERVAIVQFIKGGWEPGEARALQAFGEQVNWHALGEGFTWETQNRERDQQLVEAAWQTALGYLRDDSVKLVLLDELNVALKLGYIEAGTVIAGLNERPELTHVAVTGRGAPAELVERADLVTEMTLVHHPFREQGVKAQAGIEF, translated from the coding sequence ATGAGCACAAACGACCTCGATCAATCCGCCGCAGAGCTGGGCATGGGGGGCAAGCTCGCCCCCGAAACAGACAACGCCGGTTACCGCAAACGGATGGAGCGGCGCCAGCAGGTGCAAAAGCAACGGGTGGAGGAACGCGATAAGGAGAAGGGGCTTGTGCTGGTGTTCACCGGCCAGGGCAAGGGCAAAACAACCGCCGGGCTTGGGCTAGTGCTTCGCACCCTTGGCCATGACGAGCGGGTGGCGATTGTTCAATTCATCAAGGGGGGCTGGGAGCCCGGTGAAGCACGAGCACTGCAGGCCTTCGGCGAGCAGGTCAACTGGCATGCCCTGGGGGAAGGCTTCACCTGGGAAACCCAGAACCGAGAGCGGGATCAACAACTGGTAGAAGCGGCCTGGCAGACGGCCCTGGGCTACCTGCGCGATGACAGCGTGAAATTGGTGCTGCTCGACGAGCTGAATGTGGCCTTGAAACTGGGCTACATCGAGGCCGGTACGGTGATTGCCGGATTGAACGAGCGACCAGAGCTCACCCACGTTGCGGTGACCGGCCGTGGCGCACCAGCCGAGCTGGTGGAGCGGGCCGATCTGGTGACAGAGATGACCCTGGTGCACCACCCGTTCCGCGAACAGGGGGTGAAGGCCCAGGCGGGCATCGAGTTTTGA
- a CDS encoding class I SAM-dependent methyltransferase, producing MTSFLRPLAYRYRWIYDTVTAVSSLSVGGVERLRGLGLEALQPHLKPGAAVLDFCCGSGEAAAPWLAAGYAVTGLDVSPRALDLAAQRHPALERVEGLAEDPPLADASFSAIQLSVALHEFPRSDRERVLRSALRLLEPGGWLVLVDLHPAGPWLKLPQQVFCALFETDTATAMLEDDLPTELEQLGFSSVSQELLAGRAIQRITAIRPR from the coding sequence ATGACGTCGTTTCTGAGGCCGCTGGCCTACCGCTACCGCTGGATTTACGACACAGTGACTGCGGTGTCGTCGCTGAGTGTGGGTGGGGTGGAGCGCCTGCGCGGCCTAGGGCTCGAGGCATTGCAGCCCCATCTCAAACCTGGAGCGGCAGTGCTGGATTTCTGCTGCGGCAGTGGGGAAGCAGCGGCCCCATGGCTAGCGGCGGGCTATGCCGTGACCGGGCTCGATGTTTCCCCCCGCGCCCTGGATCTCGCCGCCCAACGCCACCCCGCCCTGGAGCGGGTGGAGGGGCTCGCCGAAGATCCGCCGCTGGCCGATGCCAGCTTCAGTGCCATCCAGCTGAGCGTGGCCCTGCACGAATTCCCCCGCAGCGATCGGGAGAGGGTGCTGCGCAGTGCCCTGCGGCTGCTGGAACCGGGCGGCTGGTTGGTGCTTGTGGATCTGCATCCGGCCGGGCCTTGGCTGAAGCTTCCCCAACAAGTGTTTTGCGCCCTGTTTGAAACCGATACCGCCACCGCCATGCTGGAGGACGACCTCCCCACCGAGCTGGAGCAACTCGGGTTCAGCAGCGTGAGCCAAGAGCTGCTGGCGGGACGGGCTATACAACGCATCACCGCAATTCGGCCTCGATAG
- the frr gene encoding ribosome recycling factor translates to MSTQDLEASMRKSVEATQRNFNTIRTGRANSSLLDRISVEYYGADTPLKSLATLSTPDSQTIQIQPFDISALASIEKAIAMSELGFTPNNDGKIIRINVPPLTEERRKEFCKLASKYAEEGKVALRNLRRDAIDKIKKQEKEGEFSEDQSRDEQDSVQKTLDKFISELEKHLANKEADILKV, encoded by the coding sequence ATGTCGACCCAGGACCTCGAAGCCAGCATGCGCAAGTCGGTGGAGGCCACCCAGCGCAACTTCAACACCATCCGCACCGGCCGTGCCAATTCCTCACTGCTGGACCGGATCAGCGTGGAGTACTACGGCGCTGACACGCCGCTGAAGTCTCTAGCCACCCTGTCGACCCCTGATTCCCAGACGATCCAGATCCAACCGTTCGACATCAGCGCCCTGGCCTCGATCGAAAAAGCAATTGCCATGAGTGAGCTGGGCTTCACCCCCAACAACGACGGCAAGATCATTCGCATCAACGTTCCGCCCCTTACCGAGGAACGCCGCAAGGAGTTCTGCAAGCTGGCCTCCAAGTACGCAGAGGAAGGCAAGGTGGCGCTGCGAAACCTGCGCCGCGACGCGATCGACAAGATCAAAAAGCAGGAGAAGGAGGGTGAGTTCTCCGAAGACCAGAGCCGCGATGAGCAAGACAGCGTTCAGAAAACACTCGACAAATTCATTTCTGAACTCGAGAAGCACCTGGCCAACAAGGAAGCCGACATCCTCAAGGTGTGA